In the genome of Candidatus Zixiibacteriota bacterium, one region contains:
- a CDS encoding VCBS repeat-containing protein — protein sequence MKYSSLLTYCLLTYCLLTYCLLCGVAYSNAFAFEPLFDARIDYQVEDYPHSVTSADFDGDGKPDLAVANAVSNSVSILKNNGNGTFASAVNYGVGNTPWSVTSADFDGDGKPDLATANVNSNTVSILKNNGNGTFASAVSYGVGFNPRSVTFADFDGYGKPDLAVANHYSNNVSILKNNGNGTFASAVNYGVGLNPFSVTSADFDGDGKPDLAVANFSSYNVSILKNNGNGTFASAVNYGVGDSPISVPSADFDGDG from the coding sequence ATGAAGTATAGCTCACTGCTGACATACTGTCTGCTCACATACTGTCTGCTCACATACTGTTTGCTGTGCGGGGTGGCCTATTCCAACGCTTTTGCTTTTGAACCACTCTTTGACGCCCGCATAGATTATCAAGTGGAGGACTATCCCCATTCGGTTACATCCGCCGACTTTGACGGTGACGGGAAACCTGATCTGGCGGTCGCGAATGCAGTTTCCAACAGTGTCTCGATCCTGAAGAACAACGGCAACGGGACCTTTGCGTCAGCGGTGAATTACGGGGTGGGGAACACTCCCTGGTCAGTTACATCCGCCGACTTTGACGGGGACGGGAAACCTGATCTGGCGACCGCGAATGTAAATTCCAACACTGTCTCGATCCTGAAAAACAACGGCAACGGGACCTTTGCGTCAGCGGTGAGTTACGGGGTGGGGTTTAATCCTAGGTCAGTTACATTCGCCGACTTTGACGGGTACGGGAAACCTGATCTGGCGGTCGCGAATCACTATTCCAACAATGTCTCGATTTTGAAAAACAACGGCAACGGGACCTTTGCGTCAGCGGTGAATTACGGGGTGGGGCTTAATCCTTTTTCAGTTACATCCGCCGACTTTGACGGGGACGGGAAACCTGATCTGGCGGTCGCGAATTTCTCTTCCTACAATGTCTCGATCCTGAAAAACAACGGCAACGGGACCTTTGCGTCAGCGGTGAATTACGGGGTGGGGGATAGTCCTATTTCAGTTCCTTCCGCCGACTTTGACGGGGACGGG